The genomic interval CCGGGTTGCCGATTTGCACGGTAAAACCGCGTGCGGGCTCGTGGCGGATAGTCTGGCCGTGGCTGCCGATGGCGCGGATGGCCTCGGCCCCCAGTCCTTGGCGGGCAAGCAGTTGGCGTATACCTTCGCCTGCCAGGCTGGCCCAGCGGTTTTCGGCCAGCGCCGCGCGGGCTATTTCGTCAGGGCCGCTGCTGCACAGGGCAAGCAGTTCCTGGCGCAGGTCGCCGGGCATGGGCAGGTAATGGGTGGCGAGCAGTTCAAGCTGCTCGCCTTGTTCGATCAAGGCAATGTCAAGGCCATCAAGGCTGGTGCCGGACATTACCCCCAGGTAGAGCGCCATGGGCTTAGCGCTTGTTCGCTGCGAGCAGGGTGGCCTTTTCCTGATCCATACGGGCAATCAGGGGCTGGCTCTGCTGCAGGAAGCGCTGGCGCTCGTTCTTGGCGATTGGATCAGCCATTGGCACTTTCTGGCTCAGCGGATCGACGTGCACACCGTTGACCTGGAACTCATAGTGCAGGTGGGGCCCGGTAGACAGGCCGGTGGTGCCGATGTAACCGATGATCTGGCCCTGCTTTACCGAACTGCCAGTCTTGATGCCTTTGGCAAAGCCCTGCATGTGCCCGTACAGCGTCTTGTAGCGGTTGCCGTGCTGGATGATCACGGTGTTGCCGTAACCGCCACGGCGCCCAGCCAGTTCGATGCGGCCGTCACCGGCAGCCTTGATTGGCGTACCGCGCGGGGCGGCGTAGTCGACGCCTTTGTGCGCGCGGATCTTGTTCAGGATGGGGTGCTTGCGGCCGGCGGAAAAGCGCGAACTGATACGGGCAAAGTCCACCGGCGTACGGATGAAGGCCTTGCGCAGGCTGTTGCCGTCGGCAGTGTAGTAAGTGGTGTTGCCCTGCTTGTTGGTGTAGCGCACGGCGGTGTAGGTCTTGCCGCGGTTGGTGAAGCGGGCGGACAGGATGTTGCCGGTGCCGACCACCTTGCCGTCCATGACCTTCTGCTCGTAGACCACATCGAACTCGTCGCCTGGGCGAATATCCTGAGCGAAGTCGATGTCGTAACCCAGCACCCGGGCCATGTCCATGGTCATGCTGTGGGAGAGACCGGCGCGCTGGGCCGAAGCCGATAGCGAGCTCTTGATCACGCCGTGGGCATAGGCAGTACGAACTACGGGTTTGCTGATTTCACGGTTGAAGGTGTAGCCCTTGGCGGACTTCGTCAGCCGAATGGTCTCGAGATTGCTGACCTTGCTGTGCAGGCTGGCGAGCTGGCCATCCTTGTCGAGCTCGAACTGCAGTACCTGGCCGTGTTTGAGCTGGCTGAACTGCTTGGCCTGCTTGTTACTGGCCAGCAGGTCGTGTACCGCATTGGCCGGCAGGCCGACCTTGGCGAACAGGGTGGACAGGGT from Pseudomonas fortuita carries:
- a CDS encoding peptidoglycan DD-metalloendopeptidase family protein translates to MTNEPPKAPPLYPKSHLLAASGIAALLSLALLVFPSSEVEAKKTTLNLELESPAEQLKDESRAAPLVQAESEQGSPFAQIEEAAPKTQTAEQPAPATEPVAEAAKQPGHREVTVARGDTLSTLFAKVGLPANAVHDLLASNKQAKQFSQLKHGQVLQFELDKDGQLASLHSKVSNLETIRLTKSAKGYTFNREISKPVVRTAYAHGVIKSSLSASAQRAGLSHSMTMDMARVLGYDIDFAQDIRPGDEFDVVYEQKVMDGKVVGTGNILSARFTNRGKTYTAVRYTNKQGNTTYYTADGNSLRKAFIRTPVDFARISSRFSAGRKHPILNKIRAHKGVDYAAPRGTPIKAAGDGRIELAGRRGGYGNTVIIQHGNRYKTLYGHMQGFAKGIKTGSSVKQGQIIGYIGTTGLSTGPHLHYEFQVNGVHVDPLSQKVPMADPIAKNERQRFLQQSQPLIARMDQEKATLLAANKR